In Yersinia enterocolitica subsp. enterocolitica, one DNA window encodes the following:
- the orn gene encoding oligoribonuclease, whose product MAENQNNLIWIDLEMTGLDPERDRIIEIATLVTDANLNILAEGPVLAVHQSDEQLGLMDEWNVRTHTGSGLVERVKASPFNDHDAELQTIEFLKQWVPAGTSPICGNSVGQDRRFLFRYMPELEAYFHYRYLDVSTLKELARRWKPEILAGFKKQNTHQALDDIRESVAELAYYREHFIQS is encoded by the coding sequence ATGGCAGAAAATCAAAATAATCTGATCTGGATCGATCTGGAAATGACCGGTCTTGATCCTGAAAGGGATCGGATCATCGAGATCGCTACGCTGGTCACCGATGCTAATTTGAATATCCTGGCAGAAGGCCCGGTGTTGGCTGTCCATCAATCTGATGAGCAGCTTGGGCTAATGGATGAGTGGAATGTGCGCACTCATACTGGCAGTGGTTTAGTCGAGCGGGTCAAAGCCAGCCCGTTTAATGATCATGATGCTGAATTGCAAACCATTGAGTTTCTAAAGCAGTGGGTTCCGGCAGGCACTTCGCCTATCTGTGGTAACAGTGTGGGCCAAGATCGCCGCTTCTTGTTCCGCTATATGCCAGAGTTGGAAGCATACTTCCATTACCGCTATCTGGATGTCAGTACCTTGAAAGAGCTAGCGCGCCGCTGGAAACCCGAGATTTTGGCCGGTTTTAAAAAGCAAAATACTCATCAGGCACTGGATGATATTCGCGAGTCCGTGGCTGAGCTTGCCTACTACCGCGAACATTTTATTCAATCTTAA